The DNA segment ATCttaggaaagaaaggggagaacTAGAAAGCGGGGGGAGATGAGAAAGGCGGTCCCTAAGTCTCCAAGCCAAAGAATTTCAAGAGGAGCTTTCACCTCCGCCTAGAGCAACAGCTCATGATGCGAGACCAGTGATATGGGAGgctctgggggtggtggtggtggcgacACAGAATACATCCCGAGGCCCTCAGTCCATGCTTTTCTCATCAGTCATCTTCCCGTGGCCATGGGAAAAGTCTCCCTCATGTCTTCTAATGCCTGTCTCTCCCTAGTAGGTTCTACGTTTGTGTCACTGAGTGCACCTCTGAATCACCAGatatgccccctccccaccaccaaggTGGCTCTACAGGCCGTGGGCACTGCTTTTACATCAGGCAGACTTGGAGTGAAGTGACTCACAGGATCGATGTCTTtggtcctcagttttctcatctgtaagacaCTCACCCCAGGAGGATTTGGGGTGCTAGCAAAGTGCCCGGTGAAGTGTGTGTTCAATCATTCCTATTTCTGTATTTAGAgcagcaaacatttaaaaattatatatctacacccacatacatacacatatatacatatatactcatatatacatatatgtatggagatatgtatacatatacatatatagatatagagacatacacacacacacacacacatatacacacagtatTCTTTCAGAAATTTCCAGGAATAAATCACCCTGCCCCCCACAACTGGTCACACCATTGGTAACTCTTGCCTTGCCTTCTGAGATTGCCACGGTTTCATCCTACCTTCTCCACTCTGAGCCACACTCTTTACAAAATACTTGGTTCAAAGCTTCGCTGCCATTGTTTCTCACTCCACCCCACCATTGTTGCTTGGCTTTTGCCCAGGAGCCATGGGATCCCTCCCATTATCATCATTTACCAGGATATCACTCAGGGTGCCCTCTAAAAAATAAGTGGGAGCTTCCCATTTTACACCTGGAGATGCTCCACACTCTGAGCCTCACATGGGCGTTCTAGCTGTTAGCTCTAGTCACGTAACAAACAACCACCAAAAcatagcagcttaaaacaataggaTTTATTTATACGAGTTTGTGGGTTGGTTGGGCAGTTTTCTGGCTCTGGGCCAGGCATGGCTGTTCTCAGCTGAACTCACTCACGGATCTGAGGTCAGCTGATAGATTGGCTTGTCTAGGATGCTCACTCCGATGGCTGGCTTTTGACTGGTTATTGGCTGAGGCAATGGAGACAACTGGCCCATATGTCTCTTATCCTCTAGCAAGCTAGCACAGGCTTGTTTGCACGGTCAACAGGGGTGCAAGAGAGCAAGCAGAAGCCTTGGCTCACAATTGTCACGGTGTCACATTCGCCATATTCTTTTGGCCAAGGTAAGTCACAAGGTTGGTCCAGATTCAGTAGGAAGGGAGGTAGACTCTGCCTCTTGGCAGGAGGAGCTAAAAAATTGTGTAAAGCGTGTGGATACAAGGAAGAGTAAAGGGTTGTTGGTTGTAGTAATCAGTTACTACAGGATCTTTCTCAGGTGCAGGGAGCAGGGCTGCCCTATTCTGGGTTATCAGCAACAAAGGGGTCCCTGTCCCCACTCAGTGCTGCTGGGCACTAACCTTGCCAGGACAGAGAGCCTGCAGTGACTCTTCAGGGTTCCTACAACTCAACCCTCTCCAGGCCAAATGGGTTTGTGTTTCCCTCACAgctccttctcccaccctctttttctttccctatctcTTCCCCATCCACAGCTTGTTCAATCCTGACCTCCCCCTTTTAACACCAAGGTCAAACGTCACCTCCTCCTAGAAGCCTTCCTTAACCACTCTCGTTCATCCCCACCTCTCCTTTCTATAAATAACAATACACAGTCAGTGCTGCACATTTTATTACTTAGGTTTTTAGAGCTACTATGCATGAAGCTCTTATCAGGTGCTAGGAATGTTAATCTTCCCAGTGCTTGAGTAGATACaattatcatcaccattttacagatgggcgGTGAGGCTGACAGGGTGACTTCCCAAAAGGCTTTATAACTGGTGGTAAGGGATGGACGGTTTTCAAAGCCAGGCCTGTCCTTTTCCAAAATCCAGCATGTAGCAGGAGCCATGGGTGCCCCACACACCGTGTGCCCTCACCTTTACCACTTCATTGCATGTGACTGGCCCGACTTCCTGCTGCCAGTGCCTGACCTCCTTCTCAGTGAGGTTCACTTTCCCCATGTGGCAGGTTCAAGAGCTGAGGGATTAACTTCCTGTGGGAGCAGTCCTCAATAAGTGACTATTAAGAGCAGGTGTTTAGTCACCCCAGGGTGAGGTGTCTGAATGCATGCCCTACACTGGCTCCCAGAGTTCCCTGGGCAGGACTGAGGTCCAGTTGCCCACAGTGCCAGAGATGGAACACCTTTATTGGCTGCTTTTCTCTTCATGCCACACTGCCCACTCCCCTACTGGCATTTCCTGGGAGCATTCCTGAATGCACTACTTTCCCTTAGACTCTTGTCTTGAGGTGTACTTCTGGGACAGTGCAAGCTAAGATATACCTCCTAACACCTTGGctgctttctcctcccttctcctaatCATCTCTTGTTAAGCTGTAAGCTGCTCAAAGCCAGAGAAACTTGTtcttatttcctttgcctttcccttAGTACCTAATCATGTGTGGAAGTTTAAATGCTCCATAAATACTAACTGAAATCATTTATTGATTCACAGATGCCCCCAAACTACAGATATTGGGCTAAGAGTCAATACTCAACCCCTCTTCCTTGCAGATGGTTGGCTCCCGTTTAACATGCTGCTCAAATCCATGACAACTGGTAAATGTTCTCAGGCACCAATCCTTTCCCAAGTCATTGAAACAACTGTCCTGCCAAGTAGAAGATGAGCCTTTGACCTGGCTGAGGACACATGTGCCCTCTTGAGTGTCCTTGAAAATGCCTTTGGGGATCAGTGGATTGATGTGACCCTATAAGATCCCAGTCAAAATCTGATTTGTACTGGTTGTCCTTTATTACCCACTCATCTCCCTAAAGAGTGTATAGTGTACAGTGTCCTGTACTCGTCTGCTGGAACAGAATTGGATAAGCTGATAGCTGGGCTCCCTTCCAACTCAGAGCTATGAATTCTCTCCCAAGTATCACGAGATGACCAAGCACTCAGGGGtcaggctcagaggagagccttAAGAACAGAGACAGAGATTCTACTATGAACCACGTATCTAACATATACTATTTCAATTAATCCAGGCTTCCACGCAGGGTAATTACCTTcctggccccattttacagatgaagaaaccaaggctcagtgAAGTTAAGTAGCTTACCCAGGATAAGGTGCTGGTTGGCAGAGCTGGCTGTGCCTGTGCCTGGCTGCCTTCAGAGGCAATATTCTTTCACTCACTCTGGACTGCTGCTCCATTGAAAGGTTTGGTTGGGTTTTAATGCAGCACCGTTTGGCAGGGTGAGGACATGTTAGACTAGAAGGAATGTATCAGATATTGCTGCATAGCAAACTGTCCCAAACATTAGTGGCTTTGCATAGCAATCCTTTATTCCTACTCACACATCTGTGAGTTGGCTGATCCAGGGTGGGCTCTGCTGGGCAACTTTGCATCAAGCTGCAGGTTTGGCTGGCCTTGGGTTCTTGCTGCAAATTGGGTCAGATCAGTTTCACTGGGGTTTATTCTAGGACCCTGAAGGTGCAGCAGTTATCCAAGGAGCTAGCTCTTCTCTCAACATTGATCGAGatatgagagagaaaatggaaatgcaCAATGAAGCTCAGAACTGGCATGCTGTCATTTCAAACTTGTactattggccaaagcaaatcatgGTCAAGTCTAAGTCAAGGGACTGGGAGTTACTCTGCCTCTAGTGGGAGGGACTGCAAAATCACCTGACAAAGGTGGAAAATACAGGGAGAAGGTGAAGGATTGGGGtcagtaattttatttatgagaaaaactaaaatcaacacaagagaATGAATGGCTGATGGGGAGCATTCTTAGTGTCTGTAGAGAAAATCGTGGGGAACAGGGTTCATCCTCAGTGTCCTTCCAGTTACACTACACAAGAAGCATCTACCCTGGTTTTCAATATCTGTGCTAGGGTCCCTCTGTAGATGCTCCTTAATCTTGGAAGCCTGTCTCCTCCAAGTTTCTCAGCTCCCTAATCTTCCCACATGATCCTAGACATCAACCTGATTAAAGGGACAAATTTCAGCAGTGTGGGCGGTGTGTAGAAATAGAGTGAAAAACAAAGCTacttcccattttcctttccctAGAGCCAACCAGctcttttttagaaaatgaatgactttggggtacctgggtggctcagtcggttaagcatctaactcttggtttaggctcaggtgctcagtgtggagtctacttcagattctctctccctcccctctgccaaccTTCCCCCACGTTTGCACATGtatgcacatgctctctttccctctaaaataaataaataaaatctttttttttaaagattttatttatccattcatgaaagacagagagaaagagagagcgagagaggcagagggagaagcaggctcccaaggagcagggagcccgacgcgggactcgatcccaggaccctgggatcatgacctgagccaaaggcagacgcttaaccaactgagccacccaggcacccaataaataaaatcttaagaaaagaaaatgattgacTTCTAGATCTCATGCCTATCTCAGTAGGGAATTAATCCAAGGATGGGCTGTACAGGAGGGAGCAAGGGAAGGGCTCTGGATGGTCAGAACCTGAGACCTAGGGAGATGGAGCTATTTAAATCTTTGGGCCAGCCAGTTGGCTCTCCTTGGGGACAACTAGAGAAGCAGAGCTAGAAAGAGTTAAACAGACCCCCATGGAAATATCCCAATCGTATTATGAACTTAGGAAATGTAACACCTGTGAGGCATCCAGGAAAAAAGCATTGAACCAAGTTGATGACTGCAGTCTTGATTAGTGCTGTCACCAAAAATTTCTGCTTCTTCTGAGTTCAGAAGAGTCCTTGACCCTTCGAAGTTAGGTATGACCATGTAatttgctttgttgttttgttcaaAATGAAATGTGAACAAATGTTGCTTTGTTCAGCGAAATGTGAGCGTAAGTGGAATATATCACTCTGGGTAGAGGCTTCAAAATACAGTGTGTAATTCACCATGGCACCTTGCCACTGCTGTGGTACtcatggaaactttttttttttaagttttatttagttaagtaatctctacacccaacatggggctcaaactcatgaccctgagatcaagagtcacatgctcttctgactgagtcagccaggcaccccaagcatgtATTGAAAGAGAATTTCCATCTACCTAACTATGAGTGATTACAATGGACAGAGCTCTCCTGATGGCATATACTAGATATGAAGCCTAAGACAGAAATCAACATTTGCTGGCTAAATCACTGAGCTTTGGGGGAGTGTTTGTTACAACAGCATAATCTGACCTATTCTGACTAATATAATCATCCAACTCAACCAACAGAGAGATGtatcaaaacaaagaatttgGGAGTGACAAAGCCAGGTATAAAGTAATTATACCAACAAGGATTGATGATAAGCTCTTAAATATACAACTAAGACTGAACAAATGCAGGCATTAAGCTTATGGGAATCATGTAAATGCTATAAACCTTGacaagttaaaaataatactaaagccaattttttaaaatgagaggaaTAAGAGTGCTAATTTCTTTttactcttgtttcttttttttttaatgggaattcATACCATCTAATATTGAAAAACAGAGTTTAAAATATACCTAATGATACTAACCTCTCTCTTATTGTTTTTCCCATATTATTCTTTACACTTGGAAGAAATTGATTTAGAAAAGACTATATcaagtaatgaagaaaaaaattcaatgaagttCAATAATTCTCTCtgttccacttttttttcttctcttgaaataaaattaaattataacacTTTTGTCTTAAGTTGGGTTCTTCTTGAACCCGACTGAAACTAAAATTGAATATTTCCTAGAGGGGTGATCCCAGGAAACCCTGATAGTAgagtgggaggagaagaaagcaaatgtCTAGGGGTGTTAAAAGGGTAGGGGGCCACTGTGGGGAGCTGGGATCAACCCCGCTGGGAAGCTGGGAGATACCACCTCAGAGCTGTCCCACCCAGAGCACAAGGAAGCTGAGGCATTTAGCCATCAATTTCCACCCACGACTGGGTGTTAACTCCCTGTGCATGGTTGAATCCCCACTCCTGGAGCCAGAGAACCCTGCTGGCAGAGACTATTCAGGAGCTTGCTGAGGGAAGTTACTGGGCTCTATTAGAACAGTGAGTGCCAACAGGATATGGGGCCAGGCACCAACAATATGTGCcaacatttttttgaaattataaagcCTGTATAATGGATTCACCTCAAatgaattatgctaagtgaaagaagtcactcTTAAAAGGCTACATAGTGTGTGATTACATTTATTTGGCTTTCTGGAAATGTCAAAACCATAAGGACAAAAACCAGATCATTGGTTGGcaaaggctggggaggggcaccGGGATGAATACAGGAGGGCATTAGAGAACTCTTTGGGGCATTGAAAGTGTTCTCTGTCTTGATTCTGGAGGTGGTCATAAAACAATGCATTTGTCAGAAGTCATAGAACTACTATACCTAAAAAGGGCAAGTTTTACTGAATATAACTTATACCTCAGAAATCTGACtatgatgcttttaaaaataggtcTGCCATATTAGTTGCTGTTTCAAGGAAGCTTAGTTCTTTTCTCTTGAGGACTTAATGACTTGCTTCTAAAAATAGAAGGCAGAAGTTTTACAGTGTGAGTCAGAGACTGGTTCGTAAAAAGGCACTGTGGCTTCCTGCTTGCTCTCTTACTCCCTCTTGGGTCAGCCACTTTGGGGGAAGCTAGACGCCATGCCATGTGTAGTCCTATGGAGAGGCCCACGTAAAGAGCAGCTGAGGCCTCCAGTCAACAGCTACATGAGTGCAATGCCTTGAAGTGGAGCCTACAGCCCCAGTcaaaccttcagatgactgcTGCCCAGCTGTCAGTTTGCAACCTCATGGAGACCCAGAGACAGAATCACCAGCTAAGCCACTCTCAGTTCCTGACCCTAAGAAACTGTGTGAGGTAAAATTGTTTGTTTGAAGCCGCTATGCTTTGGGTTCATGGGccatgcagcaatagataaccaataCACTGGCTTAAAACTTAATCCCCACCTTAGAAGAAAAGattcttttatataaatttatgctGAGATACTTGGCATGATGTTCATGGGAGGTGAATGACAGTGGTTTCTGTGTGGGTGAATTTGGGGATCATTTGTCTTTTGTCTGTCCTCTTTTATATTCATGCATGACTTTGTATAATGAACGTGTATCCTTCaagttaaacacaaaaataatgacTCCAAGCCTGGGTGCCAGTACAGAGTGCGCTGTTTACCCAGGCATCAGAGCCAGGAGGTGTGTGTCTATAGGAAGCAGGAGCACCACTCCTTCAGACAATGAGAACTCTCCTGGGCCTCACACTCGGTGGCACCACAACAACAGATGAGCCACTTCTGAAACTCTGCTTCGTTCTTGTGCATCAGAAGGAACTGTCCCAACAGGATGTAGGCCTGtggggcgggggagaggcagggaggaaaaCGGGAAAGGTTATAATAAACCAACCCAGAGGTGCTCTTATCCAACACCAGGACCCTCGTGAAAATCGAAGGAAGGGGCCCAGGTCTGGTTTGAGGGACAATGATGGCACCTGGGCGATGTGGGTTCTGGGACCGGCCCTTGGTGAGATGTGAGGCCAAGTGAAATGCACATCTCTCGGGTCGGGTTTGGGGGAATGTTCAGCCTGGGGTAAACCAGAACCTGCCTTTCTCAACTTTAATGAGCACATAAATCACCTGGGACCTTGTTAAAAGGGAGGTTCTGACTCATTAAGTCTGGAGGGGGGCCTGAAAGTCTGCATTTCCAACATGTCCCCAGCTGATGCTGGTCCAGGGACATTTTGAGTAGCAAGAGCCTAGCATACTCCCTTCTGGCCTCTGATctagtatttctctctctctctctctttttaagattttaagtaagctctccatccaacgtggagctcaaacttacaatcccaagattaagagttgcacgctccaccaactgagccagccaggtgcccctagtatttctttttaacacagacacacgcacacatgcacacatgcacgcgcacatAACGAAGAATCAGAAATGCTCCCCACCCCATCACTTTCTCAATCCATCTTGCAGAGTTTCTAACTCTCTTGGCTGTTGACATTGTGGATAATTTTGTGCTGTTGGGGTGGGttggggactgtcctgtgcattgcagcaAGTTTAGCACCATCCCCAGTCTCTACCCACGAGATGTCAGGAGcagtcccccagccccccaaatTTTGACAGTCATAAGtgcctccagacattgccacatgTCCCCTCCAGACATTGCCACAAAAGCTCCTTTGACCAAGAACCACTGCACGTGGGACTGGTAGATGAAGGGCATCTTAACACCAATCTGTTCTTGcaaaccagctgtgtgacctcaggcaactCACTTAACCTGAAGTGAGGACCCCAAGAAACAGGGTCTCAGTTTCTGCATTGCCTGAAGGCTCACAACATGCCCTGCCCCACCTTGCAAACTGAATTAAGTAGATTCAGTGTGaaaacatcaggaaaatgcaaattccttATTTGTCCTGGAATGCTTAGCCTGTGGGAGGAGCACAGAATGTAAAACACGATAAATCTTGCCCATCCTTCCCTTCTGAAAAGTCTGTGCGCATGAAAAATGCACATAATTAATACTAAGTACACCAGGACTGATAGCTCTTCGGCATTCTCTCATTTTCTAACTACTATTCTACAACTTTCCCTAatctctttataattttatcacaTGATTATTGACAAGGAGCGAGGACTACATGGAGAAAGGGACGCCCAAGACCAAGTGGCCACAAATTGACTGAGCTGCTCAATGGTGAAGCCTGGAGATTTAAGGTCACATAAACGCCCTTCATTCGCTGCTGGTTTGGGGGCTCTCCAGCCTGGAATGAACGAGAACCAGTGTCCATGCCTGCCGTCCTGGGCCTTCTCCAGGAAAACCTGCTGCTGTCTATTTACTTTCAGTTacataaaacaaagcaaacttcATCTGAACcaaagggaacatttttttttttaaagaaattaaataaaagctgAATTGCAGTTGTAAAATGTACCCAAGCTGTTGGAGCTTGGGGTTTCTTATTTTTAGTCATGGTCTGgttgttgagaagattaaaaaaacagcCAGGATGTCATGGTCATTTTCAACTGTTACTTGAATCATCTTTTTAGAAAAGCCATATTATTGCTTGGAACGATCTCGTATCCTTGTTTTTTCGGTGGTGATTTTATGGAGATGTCTtttaattcaacatttaaaaaaaaatgaacatctaTTGAATGTTAATTGAGCCAGGTGCTGcagtgggtgtgggggggtggggtgcagaggtgAATGACAGGATCAAGGAACAAGGAGCTCTGTCCAGGGAGAAAGAACATTAGGGAAGATGATaaataagagtaataataatgataatagtaatggCGCTTGAGGACCTTTGATGGGCTCCAGATCCCTGGCACGTTTTAACCCCGTCCCATTCTCCAGATGGAATCACTGAGAATAGAAGAGGTTTTCCTGAGCCCCATGTTTGCCCATCCTGACTGTCCACATCTGGCCTCACACCTATGGAGGCCTCTGCCCTTTTGGAGGCCCCGCTGTTGGCATCAGCTGGTCGGGTGATCAGAGCCTCCGTATCCCCTCCAGCCTCAGCAGCTGGGAAGCCAGGGAACACATGCCATGTAGGACCACAGGCAAATTTTCCAGGAACGCTGCAGGAAGAAGGGCCTCTTCTCGTGGCCTCTGGAACCAAGTTGCCACTGACTATTCCTCGTCCACTCACTCTGCCACcctccaggggtggggaggaaaagtTAGCCATCGTCATGGTCCCCATCCCCGCCCTGCCCAAAGTCTGTTCTGTTTCTCCACTGGCTCCAGAAAGTGACCAAAGCTCACAAAAATCTGGCTGCGGGGAGGGTGACGCAGAGACACGGGGACGTTGAGCAGCCATGGCCTAGTCCCACCACCTTGGACAGAGGCCCCCCCCTTGGTTTAATGCTTTGCTGCGGCCATCTTGAATTCCTCGGGATAGGGGAACAAGGGGCCTCATATCTTCATTTCATGCTAGGTGGCTGGTCCTAGTCCATGCCAATGAAAATCTTCCATCTTCACTGTGACAcctggccttttcttttctttcgttaactgtttttttttatttgagcaaaGTTGACACAcgtttgtttcaggtgtacaacatagtgattttacACCCTGCAGGTTATGCAATACTCCCCACAAGTGTACCTTCTGTCACCTGACCTTTGCAAACACATCCACGGTCTTGGCCCTCACTGATTCTCAGGCTTCTCTCTCACCTTTGCCTGCAATGCCGGCTCCTTGGAGCCTAGAGGGAATGCATTTACGTGGCTACAAGACTTCTTTGGGGGATCAacaactctctttttctctaaccGGATTCTGGCTCTTCAGCCTTCGCGGCCACTGGTAGCCAGTGACAATCTTGAAAATCCGGTACCTCTCGGTCATTTCTGGTTTAAAACTCCTTGTCTTAGTGCGAATGCTTGATCCAATGCAGGGCttgcctcttctttcttctccatgcCTCCCTGggatatacttacactaaaaaattatttgtttgacTAAAATTCAGATTTAATGGAGCAGGtgcttgtattttatctggcaaccctatgcAGGGTAAACCCAAACTTCCACGACTGACTCCTTGCAGGGCCCAGACATCAGGCAGTGGGGGGGGCCTCTGCATGACTACCCCCCACCTCCAGAGACTGTCTGTCCAGATGCAAATTTCACCTCTCTAAGCCCGAGTGACTTTGAGCAGGTCAcgctctgtgcctctgtttccccattggTAAAACAAAGGTGAAATAGTATACCTTATAGGATTTTCTGATGCTTTGATGAGATATAAATAATGCACTGAGGACAGAGCCTGACATGTAGCAAACATCATGCACAAGTTCTGCTGCTAGGAGAGCCTTAGGGAGCAGGCGGGCACCCATACATATATCCCTTACTGATCTTCCAAGTATCTTTCCGGAGGAAGATTCAGGCTCAAGGATAGGACTTTATAGTGTCTTCAAAGAACATTGAGCCAAACCAGATTCTCTGGGCTGGTAAACTTACTTCCTCACTGTTGGATAACTTCAGGGTTATCCCCCAAGTAATGCACCCGCCCCATAGGGCACTGTGCAAAGTCCCTGAATTTACTGAGTGCCTGGAAATTCCCTCATCCCTGGGCAGTGTTTTCACAGGGAGAAGAGGAGTACAAAGATTGTAGAACCCTCCTGTGCTTCACAGGAGACGTGGAAGAGCCCCAAAGGCAAGCTGTGCCTCTCTAGCATAATGAGGGTGGGTACTCAGGCCATGTGTGGAAAGAATAGTTAACAGTAC comes from the Zalophus californianus isolate mZalCal1 chromosome 8, mZalCal1.pri.v2, whole genome shotgun sequence genome and includes:
- the BANF2 gene encoding barrier-to-autointegration factor-like protein isoform X3, with amino-acid sequence MDHMSPRLRAFLSEPIGEKDVAWVDGISRELAINLVTKGFNKAYILLGQFLLMHKNEAEFQKWLICCCGATECEAQESSHCLKEWCSCFL
- the BANF2 gene encoding barrier-to-autointegration factor-like protein isoform X2, with the translated sequence MWPRDTVKMDHMSPRLRAFLSEPIGEKDVAWVDGISRELAINLVTKGFNKAYILLGQFLLMHKNEAEFQKWLICCCGATECEAQESSHCLKEWCSCFL